tacgGCCTTAGTCACCAGGAAGGCCAgttttggtttatgtttaaagaggtgcagcttggtttaaaagtgagtttTGAGGGGTGTGAGACTGCAACACCAGAATTCACTGTTGAGTCTTCTGGAGGTGTCATGTGcttaatttaacaaaacacagatgaagggaggtgccCACCTTATGACCTCTGAGAAGAGTTTGAAATGTTGTGGTTGCTGGAATGAAGAGAGGTGGTAGGGCCCTATATGAAGTTCTACTGGATTAACATAGGatatttttacatcttatcctgtgtagatatacaatgtacaatgccCCAATTTACatcactgaaaagaaacagtTACAAAAGAAACAGTTTTTATAAACcctatttttaaatactttactTTTCTTTACAGGTAGCATATACATTGTTTACAACCAGATTTTAAGCATCAAAATCAGTTATTTAAGTATTATATAACCACTATATGCACATTAGACCAACTTACCAAAGATGTAATCAAAAAGACATTCCATACCAATATATACcaatatatatcaatatatatttcACGGTGTGCTGGTGTACCcagaggaatacacacacacacacacacacacacacacacacacacacacactctctctctctctctctctctcgctctctctctctcgctctctctctctctgcgcttATTTGCTGAGTATTTACTGCTGTTGACTttactttctctttttaatttcATAGCCAGCTTACCACTGCGctcttgttttgtattgtttttatgCACTGgcttctcgctctctccctaCCACTGTCGCAAAAATATAGCAACATTTGTACAAAGATGAGCCTGTTCATTTATAATGTGGGTCTTATGCAAGAGCCACTGCATATTGGTTTCACCAATTTACCATCGTGCATTTACCATTTTTTCTCTCAGCATGAACAAAATTTACAATGGGTTTACAATGGGAAATTTACAATgggaaagatgtgtgtgtgttttccaggttCACTGCCGGGATTTTCCCCCATTTGGGACTCTGCCCCATTTCTCATTCctttgtttggtactttggtgttaGACACTGGTGGTAgcgagtgactgccatttttgctGGGTGTGGGTTAGTGTGtacttttctttcattagtgtgggttttgtttgttttggcctgggtcactcctgaagacattgcaccagtaagattgTAGATAAATAATATCCTCGGTAAAATACACCAAAAACAAGAGACTTCctttttgtgcttctgttttgctGCTGTTCACgtttcacaacttccattacgTCAGCCGTTTGCACtcctttttccttgttacggcctcgcagcctagacggggtcgtaACATGGGCCCAGACCTGTCATAGCTAATAAGTAATGTTGGCctagggttagagtcagggtttACTCTGAAATAAAGTAAACCCTGATTCTGACATTAGAGTACACATTAATTACAACATCAAACATCAATGCTGTTTCAACATAACATGACAATATATCAACACTGGATAATATTGTTCCTTTACTCCAATTACTtcaatgttattttgtttattcagaATTTTTCTTTCAGATGAGTCAAAGTTAACAACCTCATAGCTATCTAGTTGGTGTCACTCTCTAGTCACAGCATGCCTTTCTTTTGCAGGTATGCCTTCTTTTTAATATACTCACCAATGACagcatttttttggtttttattcaTGTAACATTaactgagagaaaaaagaccAAATAGATGAGGAAAACAAGTCTAGATCCCTTTAATCAGTCGACTCAAAGGACACAATCTTGcacataaatgtacatgttgACATTGTCAAGACACAGCAATGTTGAAACAGTGCTGCCATCATGATTTCAGTGTGATCTGAACGCTGAGTTCCTGCAGGATTACAGGCATGTGCTGAATCCTATGGCACAACTGTACAAACTGGCTTTACCACAAAACAAGcagaagtttaaaaatattatacacaAAATGTTTACTGCATGAGGcaatttaataaatatgtaaaaaccaagaaaagaaaaaatattaagaaaagaaagaataattagaaaacaaagaaaaagcttTAAGGGGTTTAGTGGATTATTTACCAATAAAAAAACGTGTGTgactgaaaacaagaaaaatattacaGCCCACATGTGGTCTGATCAGGGGTTGGGGCGCACCTCAGCATAGTTCTTGATGACTTGAGAGAAGCGGATGATTTTTATGTCATCGGTTTTGGATTTGAAGTCCTGCCAGAGGTACTCAGGTGACAGGATCTTGCTGGGTTTGTTGTACAGGAAGTACTTGTTCAGGTGAGACTCCTCCTGCCACGCTGCTTCAATAGAATTGGCCTTGTCTACGTCCAGCTGCATGCGGCAAGTTTTAGCGAGTTTGTGCACCTCTTCCACTAGACCACCAATCACCGCACCACCATAGTAATAATCTCCCATCCCCTGAGGAATGTAGGCCTGTGACTCAGGCCTCCTCTCATATGGGAACTCATCACGTGGTGTACTGTAATAACCAGGGTGTATCACAGCAACAATATCACCCAGAGTCTCCGCCCCCCAGTGACCATAGAATTTGGTATCCACATCTAGGCTGAAGATGTAGTCGACTTCATTGATCATTTGGGTGTCAATGAGTTTCTCGAGCTTCTCCATCCTGCGTAGTGTGATCTCCTGCCAGCGGCTTGAACCTGGAATTTTCAGTGTAGTCAAATTGCGGTTGGCACCCAGTGTTACCATAGGAATTGCCTCTGGCTGGTCCGTAAAGATGTAATAATGCACACGGTAACCCTGCAGGTAGTGCCTCTCTGCTGACTCGAGGAAGTCCTTCAGGAACTGCACATATCTGAGGAATTGGGGGAAGAAGTTGTcattaattatgttaataaGAGCTGCAGTCCTGTAACAGTTGCTTTGTTTTATCAGCAGCTGGTTTTAGTCAATGCTCCTCTAGCTCGTCCAGTGCTGCTCATTTTTTCCTCGCTGCTGCAGACTCCAAACATGCGCTTCCATCTTGCTCACTCCCTGCTCACGTCACATTCATATTATAGTTACACACTATTGGTATATGAAAAGTACATACTTCCCCAGAGCAAACACAGTGGTTGCCACGGTGATGTTCTGCATTTTGTAGATGGCATCAATCAGAGTTTTGTCAAA
This is a stretch of genomic DNA from Electrophorus electricus isolate fEleEle1 chromosome 6, fEleEle1.pri, whole genome shotgun sequence. It encodes these proteins:
- the LOC113567860 gene encoding globoside alpha-1,3-N-acetylgalactosaminyltransferase 1-like isoform X2, which gives rise to MIITMRSTQSCHLFLLSLLGVLLVGCIYLGYTSSWISVNVELEELTLYSSVKILYKQPSVLNGRKDVITVTPWLAPVVWEETFDKTLIDAIYKMQNITVATTVFALGKYVQFLKDFLESAERHYLQGYRVHYYIFTDQPEAIPMVTLGANRNLTTLKIPGSSRWQEITLRRMEKLEKLIDTQMINEVDYIFSLDVDTKFYGHWGAETLGDIVAVIHPGYYSTPRDEFPYERRPESQAYIPQGMGDYYYGGAVIGGLVEEVHKLAKTCRMQLDVDKANSIEAAWQEESHLNKYFLYNKPSKILSPEYLWQDFKSKTDDIKIIRFSQVIKNYAEVRPNP
- the LOC113567860 gene encoding globoside alpha-1,3-N-acetylgalactosaminyltransferase 1-like isoform X1: MIITMRSTQSCHLFLLSLLGVLLVGCIYLGYTSSWISVNVELEELTLYSSVKEKEQHKTKNILLPQTILYKQPSVLNGRKDVITVTPWLAPVVWEETFDKTLIDAIYKMQNITVATTVFALGKYVQFLKDFLESAERHYLQGYRVHYYIFTDQPEAIPMVTLGANRNLTTLKIPGSSRWQEITLRRMEKLEKLIDTQMINEVDYIFSLDVDTKFYGHWGAETLGDIVAVIHPGYYSTPRDEFPYERRPESQAYIPQGMGDYYYGGAVIGGLVEEVHKLAKTCRMQLDVDKANSIEAAWQEESHLNKYFLYNKPSKILSPEYLWQDFKSKTDDIKIIRFSQVIKNYAEVRPNP